The Staphylothermus marinus F1 genome has a segment encoding these proteins:
- a CDS encoding MoaD/ThiS family protein, which produces MNRSVKVKIKVYMTLPETLGWKEKIIELPRDKSTFRDLLDKLEDIKKIKDDLEKKGWRLIILVNGKHIEFLNGMDTVLNDGDEIAIFPPAAGG; this is translated from the coding sequence ATGAATAGATCTGTAAAAGTGAAAATAAAAGTATACATGACGCTCCCAGAAACCCTTGGATGGAAGGAGAAAATAATCGAGTTACCCAGAGATAAATCTACTTTTAGAGATTTACTAGATAAATTAGAAGATATTAAGAAGATCAAGGACGATTTGGAAAAGAAGGGTTGGAGACTTATAATTCTAGTTAATGGTAAACACATAGAGTTTCTGAATGGAATGGATACAGTATTGAATGATGGCGACGAAATCGCAATCTTTCCTCCCGCAGCAGGGGGATAG
- a CDS encoding tungsten cofactor oxidoreductase radical SAM maturase, giving the protein MEKNSSSIIIGDWNISLDEKSHPKEIMVEVTTRCNYDCIYCFRRTIVGEGFHDMDRDLFYKIIDEAVEIGVSKISFSGWGEPLIHPYIIDFLYYAKSKGLEILLNTNGYFLIKYVDYIARIGVDDIIVSIDAAEDDVYKLIRRGGDLARVIEALLILKDMKIKKNMFYPRVNIQFTINRYNYRNLLATTKLAHTLGASKIIVSNVIPLNQYYEENVSCYSDPKCLEEVSKITEELARIELEYGVEISLPNFNKAYSERICPFISKYALFIRYDGGVAPCIYYAHHWKNYLAGVQREIKPVIFGYVGKEKLINIWRKPEYIRFRAITYFMHQPSCLDCPLQPYCTITLTNEYDCWGNSPTCAHCPYSRDMTRCPL; this is encoded by the coding sequence ATGGAAAAGAACTCTTCGTCGATCATCATTGGTGATTGGAATATATCCCTTGATGAAAAATCGCATCCTAAAGAGATAATGGTTGAGGTAACTACCAGATGCAATTATGACTGTATATACTGTTTTCGGAGAACAATTGTTGGCGAAGGCTTCCATGATATGGATAGAGATTTGTTCTACAAAATAATAGATGAAGCAGTTGAAATAGGTGTTTCTAAGATCAGTTTCTCTGGATGGGGGGAGCCCCTGATACATCCATATATTATTGATTTCTTATACTATGCTAAGTCTAAGGGACTTGAAATACTATTAAATACTAATGGTTATTTTCTCATAAAATATGTTGATTACATTGCTAGGATAGGAGTGGATGATATAATTGTGAGTATTGATGCTGCAGAAGATGATGTATATAAGCTTATTAGGCGTGGAGGAGACCTTGCTAGAGTTATTGAGGCTTTACTTATACTTAAAGATATGAAGATTAAGAAGAACATGTTCTATCCAAGAGTTAATATACAGTTCACTATTAACAGGTATAACTATAGAAATCTTCTCGCAACAACTAAACTAGCACACACCCTTGGAGCATCCAAGATAATTGTATCTAATGTTATACCGCTAAACCAGTACTATGAAGAAAACGTTTCATGCTACTCTGACCCTAAATGTCTCGAAGAAGTATCTAAGATCACGGAGGAATTAGCTAGAATAGAGCTTGAATATGGAGTGGAGATCAGTCTCCCTAACTTTAATAAAGCATATAGTGAAAGAATATGTCCTTTCATAAGTAAATATGCATTGTTTATTAGATATGATGGTGGAGTAGCTCCATGCATTTATTATGCGCATCACTGGAAAAACTATTTAGCTGGAGTACAGCGGGAAATAAAACCTGTAATTTTCGGATACGTAGGCAAGGAGAAATTAATAAATATATGGAGGAAACCAGAATATATAAGATTTAGAGCAATAACGTATTTCATGCATCAACCATCTTGTCTAGACTGTCCCCTACAACCATACTGTACAATTACGCTAACAAACGAATATGATTGTTGGGGGAACTCGCCAACATGTGCACACTGTCCATACTCAAGAGACATGACTAGGTGTCCATTATGA
- a CDS encoding aldehyde ferredoxin oxidoreductase family protein, with product MGRILRVNLWRNKYYIEPLPPETVLRSWIGGRGLGVYLALKEIDPKADPLGPRNKAFVMTGPITGVAGVPESGRWCSVTKSPLTDTIHDSQSGGKFGPELKFAGFDAVILEDVSEKPVYLWIHDGKVEIRDATHLWGKDVHATTDIIQEELAPEIGRDEAKKIKVLAIGPAGENLVRFAALINDKSRAAGRGGHGAVWGSKKIKAIAVRGHMKPKVAKEEVFKEVVAKMVKKHRESPVTSEGLPKLGTAILVNIINKAGIFPTRNFRTGVFEGAEKISGETLAEKYLDKKKSIEESCWGCVITCARYTKIKNSPFSGEGGGPEYETIWAFGAQTGTDNLEAISKANFLCNELGLDTISMGHTIGTLMELVEMGKIPPEKLRGLNVKWGSPEAIVELVWRTAYRSGIGDELAEGSWRLANKYGAPEVSMSVRKQELPAYDPRGAQGHGLAYATSNRGGCHLRAYMISPEVLGVPSLVDRFSTKGKPALVKEFQDVFAVIDSMVVCKFSSFAIWDEDYAEIISAVTGWDISKEEVHRIGERIYNAERAFNVLSFGDGREYDTLPKRLLEEPMPEGPAKGHVVRLNEMLDEYYKLRGWIDGRPTRAKLEELGLKWVADRLEEEGLLPG from the coding sequence ATGGGTAGAATCCTGCGTGTCAACTTATGGAGAAATAAATACTATATTGAGCCATTACCTCCAGAGACTGTTCTTAGAAGCTGGATCGGCGGAAGAGGATTAGGCGTTTACCTTGCACTAAAAGAGATTGATCCAAAAGCTGACCCCCTTGGTCCAAGGAATAAAGCATTTGTTATGACAGGGCCGATAACAGGTGTTGCAGGCGTACCAGAGTCTGGTAGATGGTGTAGTGTAACTAAGTCTCCGCTAACAGACACAATACATGATTCTCAGAGCGGTGGAAAATTTGGCCCTGAACTAAAGTTTGCAGGGTTTGATGCTGTTATATTAGAGGATGTTAGTGAGAAACCGGTGTATCTATGGATACATGATGGCAAAGTTGAGATCAGAGACGCTACTCATTTATGGGGTAAAGATGTGCATGCAACCACTGATATAATCCAAGAAGAACTCGCACCCGAGATTGGTAGAGATGAAGCAAAGAAGATCAAGGTTCTAGCTATAGGGCCCGCTGGAGAAAACCTTGTAAGATTCGCTGCACTGATCAATGACAAGAGCAGAGCTGCTGGACGCGGTGGACACGGTGCTGTATGGGGTAGTAAAAAGATTAAAGCAATAGCTGTACGAGGCCATATGAAGCCTAAAGTTGCCAAAGAGGAAGTGTTTAAAGAAGTAGTCGCTAAAATGGTTAAGAAACATCGTGAAAGTCCTGTCACCTCAGAGGGATTACCCAAGCTGGGAACAGCTATACTTGTCAACATTATCAATAAAGCAGGTATCTTCCCAACAAGAAACTTCCGCACAGGAGTATTCGAGGGGGCAGAGAAAATCAGTGGCGAAACACTTGCAGAGAAATATCTTGACAAAAAGAAAAGCATTGAAGAATCATGCTGGGGCTGTGTAATTACTTGTGCAAGATATACTAAGATAAAGAATTCCCCGTTCAGCGGTGAAGGAGGAGGCCCAGAATACGAGACAATCTGGGCGTTCGGAGCACAGACGGGAACAGATAATCTAGAAGCAATTAGCAAGGCTAATTTTCTATGTAACGAGCTAGGACTCGACACTATAAGTATGGGACATACTATCGGCACACTCATGGAGCTTGTCGAGATGGGCAAGATCCCTCCAGAGAAGCTTCGCGGACTAAATGTTAAATGGGGTTCTCCAGAGGCCATAGTTGAGCTTGTGTGGAGGACAGCTTATAGGAGCGGTATAGGTGATGAATTAGCTGAGGGTTCTTGGAGGCTAGCAAACAAATATGGTGCACCAGAAGTATCAATGAGTGTTCGTAAACAAGAGCTTCCAGCATATGATCCGAGAGGAGCGCAGGGTCATGGTTTAGCATATGCTACAAGCAATCGTGGAGGCTGCCACTTGAGAGCCTACATGATATCTCCAGAAGTTTTAGGAGTCCCATCACTAGTGGATAGGTTCTCAACTAAGGGTAAACCAGCTCTAGTTAAAGAGTTCCAAGATGTCTTCGCCGTTATAGACTCTATGGTTGTATGTAAATTCTCCAGCTTCGCCATATGGGACGAAGACTATGCTGAAATAATAAGTGCTGTAACAGGCTGGGATATCTCCAAGGAAGAAGTACACAGGATCGGTGAGAGAATATATAATGCTGAAAGAGCATTCAACGTGCTAAGTTTTGGTGATGGAAGAGAATATGATACATTACCAAAGAGACTCCTAGAAGAACCAATGCCGGAGGGACCAGCAAAAGGACATGTTGTCAGGCTAAACGAGATGCTAGACGAATACTATAAGCTAAGAGGATGGATAGATGGAAGACCAACAAGAGCAAAACTAGAAGAACTAGGGCTTAAATGGGTAGCGGACAGATTAGAAGAAGAAGGCCTATTACCCGGCTAA
- a CDS encoding inorganic phosphate transporter, which yields MDLLWFTIGVLAAFFVAWNNGSNNAPNAIGTAVGAKVLDVRKALMIATIASFAGSISLGIYVTDTVMRGIVNTLNMPAPYVVKGMVSVLLATGVWTLISTYLKVPMSVHVEIIGGIIGFGLSIGSSFISWGTVLKIMVAWLIVPFAAAGIAYILYPVFSRSFREKRLAKTSLIAASYITATTPTILILVKTISVSSIVYASITTIIIGTLATIIVYLYWKRRIAEGGSPLHEASRILLIMVAAAMAFSFGSNDVANSAGPLAAILYALGIKESLTAMWIAIIVASIGLSAGIIMWGSKIIDTIGEKISPLTPPTAYVAQLSATLTMLVASRLGLPVSTSMAIVGGVMGVGFSRGTRSVNLKLLARIFTLWLISLPATMSIAYLLTISLLI from the coding sequence ATGGACCTACTATGGTTTACTATAGGGGTTTTAGCGGCTTTCTTCGTTGCATGGAATAATGGATCGAACAATGCACCAAACGCTATTGGAACAGCTGTTGGTGCAAAAGTACTTGATGTTAGGAAAGCATTAATGATAGCTACAATAGCTAGTTTCGCTGGATCCATTAGTTTAGGAATATACGTAACAGATACTGTGATGAGAGGTATAGTTAACACTCTCAATATGCCTGCACCATATGTTGTTAAAGGAATGGTCTCTGTATTGTTAGCAACCGGTGTATGGACATTGATCAGTACATATCTTAAGGTGCCTATGAGTGTTCATGTAGAAATAATTGGTGGCATAATTGGTTTTGGCTTATCAATTGGTTCCTCCTTTATAAGCTGGGGAACAGTATTGAAGATCATGGTTGCATGGTTAATTGTTCCATTTGCGGCAGCAGGTATAGCTTATATATTGTATCCAGTATTCAGCCGTTCATTCAGGGAGAAAAGACTTGCAAAAACCTCTCTAATAGCCGCATCATATATTACAGCTACAACCCCTACTATTCTTATATTGGTAAAAACTATTAGTGTATCAAGCATAGTTTACGCATCAATTACAACAATAATTATTGGCACATTAGCAACAATCATAGTATATCTATACTGGAAAAGAAGAATAGCTGAAGGAGGCTCGCCCCTGCATGAGGCATCCAGGATATTATTAATAATGGTTGCTGCCGCTATGGCTTTCTCCTTCGGATCAAACGATGTAGCCAACTCTGCTGGGCCCTTAGCAGCAATACTATATGCTCTGGGAATCAAGGAATCCTTAACAGCTATGTGGATTGCAATTATCGTAGCATCAATAGGTCTCTCAGCAGGCATTATTATGTGGGGATCGAAGATCATAGATACCATTGGAGAAAAAATCTCTCCCCTAACACCCCCCACAGCCTACGTAGCACAATTGTCAGCAACACTAACTATGTTAGTCGCTTCAAGACTAGGACTACCAGTATCAACATCAATGGCAATCGTTGGAGGAGTAATGGGTGTAGGATTCTCGAGGGGGACACGAAGCGTTAACCTAAAACTACTAGCTAGAATCTTTACTCTATGGCTAATATCCCTTCCAGCAACAATGAGCATAGCTTATTTACTCACAATCAGCCTACTCATCTAG
- a CDS encoding HEPN domain-containing protein, giving the protein MSFEEADIIKRRAYAFLRNAKRLISEGEYDLAVFCLEQYCQLILKYQLLIKKGSYPRTHSLRRLIRELGEFNREILVLVDDIKNLHYIARLEEAYIASRYLPITYEEKESKDLIRFVEEVFKPIVEKI; this is encoded by the coding sequence ATGTCTTTTGAGGAAGCAGATATTATTAAGAGGAGAGCATATGCTTTCCTACGAAATGCTAAAAGACTTATTAGTGAGGGAGAATATGACCTAGCTGTTTTCTGCCTAGAACAATATTGTCAATTGATCTTAAAATACCAACTACTTATTAAAAAAGGATCATATCCTAGAACGCATTCACTTAGAAGACTGATCAGAGAACTCGGAGAATTTAATAGAGAAATACTAGTGCTTGTAGATGATATTAAAAATCTCCATTACATAGCAAGACTTGAAGAAGCATATATTGCATCAAGATATCTACCAATAACATATGAGGAGAAAGAATCAAAAGATCTTATAAGATTCGTTGAAGAGGTGTTTAAACCTATTGTCGAGAAAATATGA
- a CDS encoding nucleotidyltransferase domain-containing protein: MSRKYENKIYDQLKNYRRIAEEVKKIIKKIDPEAKIYVFGSVVRGKFTGASDIDILVITYKIDKKYDIMVNVYREIDAPIELHIVTQEMYERWYKKFINEKELVNI; encoded by the coding sequence TTGTCGAGAAAATATGAAAATAAAATATATGATCAATTAAAAAATTATAGACGCATAGCAGAAGAAGTGAAAAAAATTATTAAAAAAATAGATCCAGAAGCCAAAATATACGTCTTTGGATCTGTTGTTCGAGGCAAATTTACAGGAGCAAGCGATATAGACATCTTAGTAATAACATACAAAATCGATAAGAAATACGACATAATGGTTAATGTATATAGAGAAATAGATGCACCAATAGAATTACACATAGTTACTCAGGAAATGTATGAGAGATGGTATAAAAAATTCATTAATGAAAAAGAACTAGTAAATATTTAA
- a CDS encoding type II toxin-antitoxin system VapC family toxin, translating into MERVVADSNVLVKWFIPEEYSEYAKLMRDNHLLGRIEVVAPIYALLEIYNALTKYYIRKILDREKLSKIIHLLHESRINFINIERTILDKALKYSLENHVTIYDAYYIVLAYELKTITYTADEKLLKNLKNKEPRLKHIKDYRYEDKYK; encoded by the coding sequence TTGGAGCGAGTAGTTGCTGACTCAAATGTTTTAGTAAAATGGTTTATACCCGAAGAATACAGCGAATACGCCAAACTTATGAGGGACAACCACCTCCTTGGGCGAATAGAAGTGGTTGCCCCCATCTATGCTCTTCTCGAAATATATAATGCCCTAACAAAATATTATATTAGAAAAATCCTTGACAGAGAAAAACTATCTAAAATAATACATCTCCTACATGAATCAAGGATCAACTTCATAAATATTGAGAGAACAATCCTAGATAAAGCATTAAAATATAGTTTAGAAAACCATGTAACAATATATGATGCATACTATATCGTTCTAGCTTACGAGTTAAAAACAATAACTTATACAGCAGATGAAAAACTATTAAAAAACCTTAAAAACAAAGAGCCAAGGCTGAAACACATAAAGGATTACAGATATGAAGACAAATATAAATAA
- a CDS encoding DEAD/DEAH box helicase family protein, with the protein MMNDPLSRFNNVVEEKLGFTLRKYQEVVASEIVESVRKGCKFIIVSMPTGSGKTLVEMFTAFYGLESGVPRILVLEPTRFLCDQMYSGASGSSGGGLWRIVFGDAVGREYEGDCSSFLEPGKKSLYQLLKQL; encoded by the coding sequence ATGATGAATGATCCACTTAGTCGTTTTAATAATGTTGTTGAGGAGAAACTGGGTTTTACTCTTAGAAAGTATCAAGAAGTTGTAGCAAGTGAAATAGTTGAATCTGTCAGAAAGGGATGTAAGTTTATCATTGTTTCCATGCCTACTGGTAGTGGTAAGACGTTGGTCGAGATGTTTACTGCATTTTATGGTTTAGAGAGTGGGGTCCCCCGCATATTGGTTTTAGAACCTACTAGGTTTCTATGTGATCAAATGTATTCTGGAGCGAGCGGGAGTAGTGGAGGTGGGTTGTGGAGGATAGTGTTTGGGGATGCTGTGGGAAGAGAGTATGAAGGGGATTGTAGTAGTTTCTTAGAGCCGGGTAAAAAATCATTATATCAACTCCTCAAACAGCTTTGA
- a CDS encoding helicase-related protein, translated as MFRRDFRMVIIDEVHHAFGGRYYSELLMNLKPDIIVGFTALLPSYKKYRLDPRVESITGEPYLLTYDFKKLKEIDQGYNPPKAIADMFDSEMNDLENKVYEKLFRSLISGEPRIIKFLELTLARYGKEAFCESYKRALDKGKIIRSNDLDSLCGSKSYSHKARTLIDILTVYDAWENNKLKPILIYTSRKPTAYEFEKAIIQHGKTLPLRVAVLTSDMRREERRKLMDKAKSGNIDIIISTLVGEEGIDIPEAGLLIMTDTPKNPLRFYQRIGRLIRGSRRQEKIKYLIITLTPKTIEYGDLEEALWNLCFREGVDLSYVVINIEKKTLSEKVLDIINRFSKIYHNISIPYTLLAFGQELSDPLNYIFNLVKSRKEYVDKIKKALEWRMRVESDEDLDEAIFTILTFYMIRSDDVKEIFKPIDKTVNKSTFSKSFNQAIREGKIFYIYNVEAVAEIINRRLQKLYKDYISGGKKYAHDKFFRIDRKSILRLFTEAFPYNNINHIIDKLSGRRKKHEEYLDRMVKSKLLEKPHIWVDMGKYNQKNKSLSPQVIISLSLNNIWIELNTLINYYDLSEKLYGDKAVKELIEENLYAIGYEAVRKFIDWYIEEEISGMVDEG; from the coding sequence ATGTTTAGGAGAGATTTTAGAATGGTGATCATTGATGAAGTCCATCATGCTTTCGGGGGGAGGTATTATTCAGAGCTATTAATGAATCTTAAACCAGACATTATAGTTGGGTTTACAGCTCTACTACCAAGTTATAAGAAATATAGGTTGGACCCTAGAGTTGAGAGCATTACTGGTGAACCATATCTGTTAACATATGATTTCAAAAAGTTGAAGGAGATCGATCAGGGCTATAATCCTCCAAAAGCCATAGCAGACATGTTTGATTCTGAAATGAATGATCTTGAGAATAAAGTGTATGAGAAGCTGTTCAGATCATTAATTAGCGGAGAACCCAGGATAATAAAGTTTCTAGAACTAACACTCGCACGTTATGGTAAAGAAGCTTTCTGCGAAAGCTATAAGAGAGCGTTGGATAAGGGTAAAATAATACGTAGCAATGATCTTGATAGCCTATGTGGATCAAAAAGTTATTCACATAAAGCTAGAACACTAATAGATATCTTAACAGTTTATGATGCATGGGAGAACAATAAGCTCAAACCAATCCTAATATATACCTCGCGTAAACCTACCGCATACGAGTTTGAGAAAGCCATAATACAGCATGGGAAAACACTACCTCTCAGAGTAGCTGTTCTAACAAGCGATATGAGGAGAGAGGAGAGGAGAAAGTTAATGGATAAAGCTAAGAGTGGAAACATAGACATTATAATCTCTACTCTTGTAGGTGAGGAGGGTATTGATATTCCAGAAGCAGGACTGCTAATAATGACGGATACACCGAAAAACCCTCTCAGATTCTATCAACGCATAGGACGGTTAATAAGAGGGTCTAGACGGCAGGAAAAAATAAAGTATCTCATCATAACACTTACACCTAAAACTATTGAGTACGGAGATTTAGAGGAAGCTTTATGGAATCTTTGTTTTAGAGAAGGAGTTGATCTCAGCTATGTAGTGATCAATATAGAGAAGAAAACTCTTAGTGAGAAAGTGCTAGATATAATTAACAGGTTCTCCAAGATCTATCATAACATATCCATCCCATACACCCTCCTAGCCTTCGGGCAAGAACTCAGCGATCCACTAAACTATATTTTCAACCTAGTTAAGAGCCGAAAAGAATACGTGGATAAAATCAAAAAAGCTCTGGAATGGAGAATGCGGGTAGAGTCAGATGAGGATCTTGATGAAGCTATCTTCACCATCCTCACCTTCTACATGATCCGTTCAGACGATGTCAAGGAGATCTTTAAACCAATCGATAAAACTGTTAATAAGAGCACATTCAGCAAGAGCTTTAACCAAGCTATTAGAGAGGGGAAAATATTTTACATCTACAACGTGGAAGCTGTTGCAGAAATAATTAATAGAAGGCTTCAAAAACTCTACAAGGACTATATATCTGGTGGGAAGAAATATGCTCATGATAAATTCTTTAGAATTGACCGTAAATCAATCCTAAGATTATTCACCGAAGCATTCCCATACAATAATATCAATCATATAATTGATAAGCTTAGTGGAAGAAGGAAAAAGCATGAAGAGTATTTAGACCGAATGGTGAAGAGTAAGCTTCTCGAAAAACCCCATATATGGGTGGATATGGGGAAGTATAATCAGAAAAATAAGAGTCTTTCACCACAAGTAATAATATCTCTTAGCTTAAACAACATATGGATCGAGTTAAATACTCTAATAAACTACTATGATTTAAGCGAGAAACTATACGGGGATAAAGCCGTTAAGGAATTAATTGAGGAAAACCTGTATGCAATAGGTTATGAAGCTGTTCGGAAATTCATTGACTGGTACATTGAAGAGGAGATTAGTGGAATGGTGGATGAGGGTTGA
- a CDS encoding class II glutamine amidotransferase has product MCRLFGLYANKPVDVRFSFYETPVKSFVEQSVWNPEGWGIAWFNGEEWRIYKEPRALYSSGEAERLIEKVVRGKIIVSHVRLASAGRVRRENTHPWLYRGWVFAHNGTIHGRRRLLRLLHREYQDLEGDTDSEALFHLIIQETENMGDPIKGIRSTIKKIIDKGISFSSLNFIASDGRKLYALRYATTSLDYYTLYYLERPREKLELRKLSRETRQLILMKLLHGEKAVIVASEKISEEPYWKLIPNKHLLVIDRDLNTETIPTYPKG; this is encoded by the coding sequence ATGTGTAGATTATTTGGCTTATATGCTAATAAACCTGTTGATGTAAGGTTTAGTTTTTACGAGACACCTGTGAAGAGTTTTGTTGAGCAATCTGTTTGGAACCCTGAAGGTTGGGGTATTGCTTGGTTTAACGGGGAGGAATGGAGGATCTATAAGGAGCCTAGAGCTCTATATAGTTCTGGGGAAGCTGAAAGGCTTATTGAGAAAGTTGTTCGTGGAAAAATAATTGTTTCACATGTTAGATTAGCCTCAGCTGGAAGGGTTAGGAGGGAGAATACTCATCCATGGCTATATAGAGGATGGGTTTTCGCACATAATGGAACAATTCATGGTCGGCGACGATTATTGAGGCTTCTCCATAGAGAATACCAAGACCTTGAAGGAGATACTGATTCTGAAGCATTATTTCACCTAATAATCCAGGAGACCGAGAACATGGGAGACCCTATAAAGGGTATTAGGAGCACTATTAAGAAGATAATTGATAAAGGTATTAGTTTCTCATCACTAAACTTTATCGCAAGTGACGGTAGAAAACTATATGCTCTAAGATACGCTACAACCAGTCTAGACTATTATACACTCTACTACCTAGAGAGACCAAGGGAAAAACTCGAACTAAGAAAGCTGTCTCGAGAAACACGGCAACTCATACTAATGAAGCTATTACATGGAGAAAAAGCAGTGATCGTGGCTTCAGAGAAAATAAGCGAAGAACCATACTGGAAACTAATACCGAATAAACACCTACTAGTAATAGATCGAGATCTTAATACGGAAACAATTCCTACCTATCCCAAGGGATAA
- a CDS encoding SDR family oxidoreductase: MIVLSENYVLVTGGDRGIGRATVLKFASEGFNVGFTYYRRRDEAVETAKQASEKGVEVFYTQMDVSDEKSVAKALNEFSNKFPYLNVLVNNAGVFSISRFEDTSIEEWERIIKINLTGVYLVTKYSLPLLRKAPWASIVNVASVAGQTGNVFASAAYCASKAGVIGFTRRLAVELAPHIRVNAVAPSFVETDMVKEFIDTPEKRKRVAELHPLKDIAKPEDIANAIYFLATKESRFITGQILSINGGRFTC; this comes from the coding sequence ATGATTGTGTTGAGTGAAAACTATGTATTAGTTACAGGTGGTGATCGGGGAATAGGGAGGGCTACTGTTCTCAAGTTTGCTAGTGAAGGATTCAATGTAGGATTTACTTATTATCGTAGGAGGGATGAGGCTGTTGAAACCGCTAAGCAAGCATCTGAGAAGGGAGTCGAGGTTTTCTATACACAAATGGATGTTAGTGATGAGAAAAGCGTTGCTAAAGCCTTAAATGAATTCTCCAACAAGTTTCCATATTTAAACGTGCTAGTAAATAATGCTGGGGTTTTTTCTATAAGCAGGTTCGAGGATACTTCTATTGAGGAATGGGAGCGTATAATCAAGATAAACTTAACTGGAGTATACTTGGTTACCAAGTATTCCCTCCCCCTGCTCAGGAAAGCTCCGTGGGCTTCAATAGTGAATGTTGCATCTGTAGCTGGTCAGACAGGAAACGTGTTTGCATCCGCAGCTTATTGTGCATCAAAGGCTGGAGTTATAGGGTTCACACGTAGACTAGCTGTTGAGCTAGCACCACATATAAGAGTTAATGCTGTAGCACCAAGTTTTGTTGAGACCGATATGGTGAAGGAATTCATAGATACTCCGGAAAAACGGAAGAGAGTTGCCGAGCTTCACCCCTTAAAAGACATAGCTAAACCCGAAGACATTGCTAACGCCATATACTTCCTTGCAACTAAAGAATCAAGATTCATTACTGGACAAATACTATCAATTAATGGAGGCCGCTTCACCTGCTAA
- a CDS encoding nucleotidyltransferase domain-containing protein: protein MLSKNFGKWLFKRRQLLRNWNSIAKSIAYILKKAMPDIMEIYVFGSVVEGKFTGASDLDLLIVIPEKYDELKTYILLAKILEEKLGEIAYMIDLHIINKNKLTKPPYTWWLKKSYKLTL, encoded by the coding sequence GTGTTGTCGAAAAACTTTGGGAAATGGTTGTTTAAGAGGAGACAGCTGTTAAGGAATTGGAATAGCATAGCAAAATCCATTGCATATATTCTAAAAAAGGCTATGCCAGATATTATGGAAATATATGTTTTTGGCAGCGTTGTTGAGGGTAAGTTTACGGGTGCAAGTGATCTAGACTTATTAATAGTTATCCCTGAAAAATATGATGAATTAAAAACATATATATTATTAGCCAAAATACTAGAGGAGAAACTAGGAGAGATTGCATATATGATCGATCTACACATAATCAATAAAAATAAACTAACCAAACCACCCTATACCTGGTGGTTGAAAAAATCATATAAGCTAACTCTATGA
- a CDS encoding HEPN domain-containing protein — translation MSMEYVDLLRSRAKRYLESALNNLLSNRFDVAIVEAEIASQLALKALIAKIGFEPPRTHMVRQLFSFIIDNRLLPENMLNIIRNYVKKNREKLIILERARIVGQYGASDVDRDEAEIAVNTAREVLGVVEKLWEMVV, via the coding sequence ATGAGTATGGAATATGTTGATTTATTGCGAAGTCGTGCTAAAAGGTATTTGGAGTCAGCATTGAATAATTTATTGAGTAATAGATTTGATGTGGCAATTGTTGAAGCAGAGATAGCTTCTCAGCTTGCTTTGAAGGCTTTAATAGCCAAAATAGGTTTTGAACCTCCTAGAACGCATATGGTTAGGCAGTTATTCTCATTTATAATAGATAATAGGCTCTTGCCAGAAAATATGCTAAATATCATCAGGAACTATGTTAAAAAGAACCGTGAAAAACTAATAATCCTTGAAAGAGCTAGGATTGTGGGGCAGTATGGAGCATCAGATGTTGATCGTGATGAAGCAGAGATAGCAGTAAATACTGCTAGGGAGGTTCTCGGTGTTGTCGAAAAACTTTGGGAAATGGTTGTTTAA